One Desulfobulbus oligotrophicus DNA segment encodes these proteins:
- a CDS encoding FliO/MopB family protein — translation MHVLYLLVLTILPEIAWAAPPPTPAGTLFQTAWALMVVIGLILALYGLSKKRFFLKKGGNHIINVVEVRPIHPKSSLTLVEVRGREYLLGVGPDAIHLLAELNQSSEPQKQATDFSSLLAEHS, via the coding sequence ATGCACGTTCTCTATCTGCTCGTTCTCACCATCCTGCCTGAGATTGCCTGGGCCGCTCCACCGCCGACCCCGGCCGGAACACTTTTCCAGACAGCCTGGGCCCTCATGGTGGTGATCGGCCTGATCCTTGCCCTGTACGGACTTTCAAAAAAACGGTTCTTTTTAAAGAAAGGAGGCAACCACATCATCAATGTTGTGGAAGTACGCCCAATACACCCCAAATCGTCGCTCACCCTGGTGGAGGTCCGTGGCCGGGAGTACCTGCTGGGCGTCGGCCCCGACGCCATCCACTTACTTGCCGAGCTCAACCAGAGCTCTGAACCGCAAAAACAGGCAACTGATTTTTCCTCACTGCTGGCCGAGCACTCATGA
- the fliN gene encoding flagellar motor switch protein FliN produces the protein MEAPDTMEAQHFNTLNPEETAELLKENHLKTPEHQEFSRLSRELEFLYDVPLQVSVEVGRVRILLRDLLQMGEGYVVELDKLAGEPLDLYVNARLIARGEAVKVGDKFGIKLTEVVSQSDRIKNLG, from the coding sequence ATGGAAGCACCCGATACAATGGAAGCGCAACATTTCAACACGTTAAACCCTGAAGAGACAGCTGAACTCCTGAAGGAAAATCACCTGAAAACACCGGAACACCAGGAGTTCAGCCGATTGAGCCGGGAGCTGGAGTTTCTCTACGATGTGCCGCTCCAGGTGTCGGTGGAGGTCGGCAGAGTGCGCATCCTTTTGCGGGACCTGCTCCAGATGGGCGAAGGATATGTGGTTGAACTCGACAAACTGGCAGGCGAACCACTGGACCTCTATGTCAATGCCCGACTGATTGCCCGGGGAGAGGCAGTGAAGGTTGGCGACAAGTTCGGCATTAAACTGACCGAGGTGGTCAGTCAATCGGATCGCATCAAAAATCTGGGATAA
- a CDS encoding flagellar motor switch protein FliM, whose amino-acid sequence METILKKEEIAELLAAIRAGRISVDQSADDQLPGRTNPASEPLDLFKVYERSHISGEMRIPNLDIVLDSFARKFSTSLTNAMMRSFTVEREEIVTTDFQQSLVDLQAQGAVGIYSVPPLKYGCLFHFDTLLAFTLLEIMLGSSQSSEPISLSRNLTTIEIAILKTIMADICTELSSALKPVVEVEALLTKVENNFRLVSIVEPEVEVLVTQFNVSLAGEFCGQVRMIIPYLTLEPLREKFKSLVTIAQAAANTWTELIAHEALNVDSLVIARSGQIDMSIADILKLQPGDLIDLNYDPDQPLTVLIEDQPLFRAVTGIRNGKKAIHITNRYSQR is encoded by the coding sequence GTGGAAACGATCCTCAAAAAAGAAGAAATCGCTGAACTCCTTGCAGCCATCAGGGCCGGTCGAATTTCTGTTGATCAGTCAGCAGATGACCAGCTCCCCGGCCGGACGAACCCGGCTTCAGAACCGCTTGATCTGTTCAAGGTCTATGAACGATCGCATATCAGCGGGGAGATGCGTATCCCCAATCTTGATATCGTGCTTGACAGCTTTGCCCGCAAGTTTTCAACCAGCCTGACCAATGCCATGATGCGCAGCTTCACCGTTGAACGCGAGGAGATCGTCACCACCGATTTTCAGCAGAGTCTAGTTGACCTGCAGGCTCAGGGGGCTGTCGGCATCTACAGTGTTCCACCACTGAAGTATGGCTGTCTTTTTCACTTTGACACACTGCTGGCCTTCACACTGCTTGAGATCATGCTCGGCTCCTCGCAGTCCAGCGAACCGATCTCCTTAAGCCGGAATCTCACCACCATTGAGATCGCCATCCTCAAGACCATCATGGCTGACATCTGTACCGAACTCAGCAGTGCCCTGAAACCGGTCGTCGAAGTCGAGGCCCTGCTGACAAAGGTTGAAAACAACTTTCGCCTGGTCAGCATTGTTGAGCCAGAGGTGGAGGTTCTGGTCACGCAATTTAATGTCAGCCTGGCCGGAGAATTCTGCGGTCAGGTGCGGATGATCATCCCCTATCTGACCCTTGAACCGCTCCGCGAGAAGTTCAAGTCACTGGTCACCATTGCCCAGGCCGCTGCCAACACCTGGACCGAGTTAATTGCCCATGAAGCATTGAACGTCGATAGTCTGGTGATCGCCCGATCCGGACAGATCGACATGTCCATTGCCGATATCCTGAAGCTACAGCCCGGTGATCTCATTGACCTCAACTACGACCCTGATCAACCGTTGACAGTTCTCATCGAAGATCAACCGCTCTTCCGAGCCGTTACCGGCATACGCAACGGCAAAAAGGCCATTCACATCACAAACCGCTACAGTCAACGCTGA
- a CDS encoding flagellar basal body-associated FliL family protein yields MAENQNDKTVETQQRSSKKWVIMIGVTVAVLLIGGGGYFFLQQQKQTEPGRQGEGSKAAALIKPIPEDAGIGPIVEINEFIVNIIGTDTAHYVRASLSLELDRESAVEEVGKRMPQIRDAVLLLIGNKTFEELQDIQGKNQVKAELKSKINSFLRTGKVSNVYLTDFVVQ; encoded by the coding sequence ATGGCAGAAAACCAAAACGATAAGACAGTTGAAACACAACAACGAAGCTCTAAGAAATGGGTCATCATGATCGGTGTCACCGTGGCTGTTCTGCTGATCGGAGGCGGCGGCTACTTCTTTCTTCAGCAGCAAAAACAAACGGAACCCGGCCGGCAGGGAGAAGGAAGCAAGGCCGCTGCCCTGATCAAGCCGATTCCGGAAGACGCCGGCATCGGCCCGATAGTGGAGATCAATGAGTTTATCGTCAATATCATCGGTACCGACACTGCCCATTATGTGAGGGCCTCGCTGTCACTGGAACTCGACCGGGAGAGTGCCGTTGAGGAGGTCGGCAAACGGATGCCGCAGATCCGTGATGCCGTTCTTCTCCTTATCGGCAACAAGACCTTTGAGGAGCTGCAGGACATTCAAGGAAAAAATCAGGTCAAGGCAGAGTTGAAAAGTAAGATCAACTCTTTCCTCAGAACCGGCAAAGTAAGCAATGTGTATCTCACCGATTTTGTGGTCCAGTGA
- a CDS encoding flagellar hook protein FlgE, with the protein MGIQSAMFSGISGLNTNSQAMSVIGNNLANTNTLGFKGSRSIFSDLLSGNIYGSGGASQVGRGVGLSIVDSIYSQGTFETTSSNTDVAIEGTGFFLLKETGNDTTYYSRAGSFRFNQDGYLINPEGLRVQGMTFDPVNNSELLPQDPTDIRVVNLGLTPANPTSTLTLTTNLDENSRVIGTGIPIDPTDRTTYNYSGSTQIFDSLGQSHLITMYWQLEDDSTNLWNMAYTVDNNTAAPQAISQQLQFDANGLYIDFPDPLTVQINLPAWGNGAAASVIDFTFDCTQFDSSSAIIGQEQNGYAAGELTNVFINNQGTVVASYSNGRQINISQLVLAKFQNPGGLKLAGANRYTATSEVGSIRVGLPGPELGKVFTNSLELSNVDMGQEFVQMITTQRGFQANSKIITTVDEMLSELINLKR; encoded by the coding sequence ATGGGTATTCAAAGTGCTATGTTCAGCGGCATCAGCGGACTTAACACCAACTCGCAAGCCATGAGCGTTATCGGCAACAACCTCGCCAACACCAACACCCTGGGATTCAAGGGATCCCGCAGTATCTTTTCCGACCTCTTATCAGGCAATATTTACGGCTCCGGAGGCGCATCCCAGGTGGGCCGTGGAGTCGGCCTCTCCATTGTTGACTCTATTTACAGCCAGGGGACCTTTGAAACCACCTCTTCAAATACGGATGTCGCCATTGAGGGTACTGGATTTTTCCTGCTCAAAGAAACAGGCAACGACACAACCTACTACTCCCGCGCCGGTTCTTTCCGCTTTAACCAGGATGGCTACCTTATCAATCCCGAAGGTTTACGCGTGCAGGGGATGACATTTGATCCTGTTAACAACAGCGAGCTTCTGCCACAAGATCCCACCGACATTCGGGTGGTCAACCTCGGTCTGACCCCGGCCAACCCTACCTCCACGCTGACCCTGACCACCAACCTGGACGAAAACTCCCGGGTTATCGGAACAGGAATACCCATTGATCCGACCGATCGGACAACCTACAATTACTCCGGCTCCACCCAGATATTCGACTCCCTGGGACAATCGCACCTTATAACCATGTACTGGCAGCTGGAAGATGACAGCACCAACCTCTGGAACATGGCATACACCGTTGACAACAACACCGCCGCTCCTCAGGCTATTTCGCAACAGCTGCAGTTCGATGCAAACGGTCTGTACATCGATTTCCCTGACCCCCTCACCGTGCAGATCAACCTGCCTGCCTGGGGAAACGGTGCAGCTGCTTCAGTTATTGACTTTACCTTTGACTGCACACAGTTTGACAGCAGTTCAGCGATCATCGGTCAGGAACAGAACGGGTACGCGGCCGGTGAACTGACCAACGTCTTTATCAACAACCAGGGAACAGTGGTGGCTTCGTACTCCAATGGCCGGCAGATCAACATCTCGCAACTGGTGCTTGCCAAATTTCAAAACCCGGGCGGCCTGAAACTCGCCGGAGCCAACCGCTATACAGCCACCTCCGAGGTCGGCTCCATCCGGGTTGGCCTGCCGGGTCCGGAACTGGGTAAAGTATTCACCAACTCCCTTGAACTGTCCAATGTTGACATGGGCCAGGAGTTTGTCCAGATGATCACCACCCAGCGCGGTTTTCAGGCAAACTCGAAGATCATCACCACTGTTGATGAGATGCTCAGTGAGCTGATCAATCTGAAACGCTGA
- a CDS encoding flagellar hook assembly protein FlgD, with product MTSVSGVINTDTAATTKTTTTKTSALGQEQFLTLLVAQMQHQDPLNPSDPTEFTAQLAQYSQLEQLFNLNDSMKLLAVAQNNSERLSSLSLIGQEVVVEESEFSFQGNPLQIGYKIDGAISDASVSIQNAFGQTVAVLQADDLAAGNHFLTWDGKDSSGSTLPSGTYSIVINATGADGYSAAVSPLVRSEVTGIDLSGREAKIVTALGEYTVSSIHGAYNKSQPAAESSAG from the coding sequence ATGACATCTGTTTCCGGCGTAATCAACACCGACACCGCGGCAACAACAAAGACAACCACCACCAAAACATCCGCCCTGGGACAGGAACAGTTTCTGACCCTGCTGGTTGCCCAAATGCAACACCAGGATCCGCTCAACCCTTCAGACCCCACTGAGTTCACCGCACAGCTGGCGCAGTACAGCCAGCTGGAGCAGTTGTTTAATCTCAACGATTCCATGAAACTGCTGGCTGTGGCACAGAACAATTCCGAACGGCTCTCCTCGCTCAGTCTGATCGGCCAGGAGGTTGTGGTTGAGGAAAGCGAGTTCTCCTTTCAGGGCAATCCGCTCCAGATCGGCTACAAGATCGATGGAGCCATCAGCGATGCCTCGGTGTCGATCCAGAACGCATTCGGGCAGACCGTGGCGGTCCTGCAAGCCGACGACCTGGCCGCAGGCAACCACTTCCTGACCTGGGACGGTAAAGACAGCAGCGGCAGTACCCTGCCCAGCGGTACCTATTCCATCGTCATCAACGCTACCGGTGCCGACGGCTACAGTGCCGCGGTCTCCCCCCTGGTACGTTCAGAGGTAACCGGTATTGACTTAAGCGGCAGAGAGGCAAAAATCGTCACTGCCCTTGGCGAATATACGGTTTCATCCATCCACGGGGCCTATAACAAGAGCCAACCGGCGGCAGAGAGCAGCGCAGGCTGA
- a CDS encoding flagellar hook-length control protein FliK, giving the protein MSLSALAFIPSDRPSFDAFSGAAPAGHKQKSLFADHLESAAQQKHSDKQSTPASTRKGKKDVPRNQQSSTQKNSRSSAGRQREAPAADPYSPAEEHVQPIPPEHLSSHKADSSTDTRSEKTAITRMLEQLNRGEEPSGSRAVSQMAEPTELQTESSTGEMTGRPLHGRHPLSQAFTSGLQQGGAATGMGETLIDSHPELHDASGQHSIAVQALGGDEEHENNGTAVPGSLTATPRLDADTRYIQSRLPKEALSKIAGQFSEQQDIHAQQSQKNPEPDNLSTQSNKGPDEQFVWQKTDLQQAVHHHQPVLVQPLSTGRPATISPPGQPAFYHLPSGLMVPESTVVDQITAHLTINNRLESHEVVLRLNPQELGKVRMTITVEQDNVKAHILTQNPQTREMIDRHLPRLRDALEEQGLHLQQVEVTVATQEQTGDERFQGRDARQQAAAFPGLSIAQQPFSSSISDEEMAVSAASNILNVLI; this is encoded by the coding sequence ATGTCCCTGTCCGCCCTTGCCTTCATCCCCTCTGATCGGCCATCCTTTGACGCCTTCTCAGGAGCGGCACCTGCAGGTCATAAACAGAAAAGTCTGTTTGCCGACCACCTGGAATCCGCAGCACAGCAAAAACACTCTGACAAACAATCAACCCCTGCCTCTACGCGCAAGGGGAAGAAGGATGTGCCCCGTAATCAGCAGAGCTCCACACAAAAAAACAGCCGCTCTTCGGCGGGCAGGCAGAGAGAAGCACCGGCCGCTGATCCGTATTCTCCGGCTGAGGAGCACGTGCAGCCGATACCTCCGGAACACCTGAGCAGCCACAAGGCAGACAGCAGCACAGATACCCGTTCTGAAAAGACAGCGATCACACGCATGCTGGAGCAGCTCAATCGAGGCGAAGAGCCGTCCGGCAGCAGAGCAGTCTCTCAGATGGCCGAGCCGACCGAATTACAGACAGAATCATCCACTGGGGAGATGACAGGTCGACCACTACATGGCCGCCATCCCCTGTCACAGGCCTTTACCTCCGGTTTACAGCAAGGCGGGGCAGCCACCGGCATGGGTGAGACCCTGATTGACAGCCATCCAGAGCTCCACGATGCAAGCGGGCAGCACAGCATCGCTGTACAGGCCCTTGGTGGTGATGAAGAGCATGAAAACAACGGGACTGCCGTTCCCGGCTCCTTAACCGCCACCCCGCGCCTGGATGCCGACACACGCTATATCCAATCGCGCCTTCCTAAAGAGGCCTTAAGCAAAATAGCGGGACAGTTCAGCGAGCAACAGGACATACATGCCCAGCAGTCGCAGAAGAATCCCGAACCCGATAATCTGTCCACACAATCGAACAAAGGACCTGACGAACAGTTTGTCTGGCAAAAAACCGATCTGCAGCAGGCTGTTCACCACCACCAGCCGGTTCTCGTTCAACCGCTGAGCACCGGCCGGCCGGCCACAATCAGTCCGCCCGGGCAGCCAGCATTCTATCACCTGCCCTCAGGACTCATGGTGCCGGAAAGTACGGTGGTGGACCAGATAACAGCGCACCTCACCATCAATAACCGCCTGGAATCTCATGAGGTGGTGTTGCGCCTCAACCCGCAGGAGCTCGGAAAAGTACGGATGACCATCACAGTGGAGCAGGACAATGTGAAGGCGCACATTCTGACCCAGAACCCGCAGACCCGGGAGATGATTGACCGTCACCTGCCCCGCCTGCGCGATGCTCTGGAAGAACAGGGACTGCATCTGCAGCAGGTTGAAGTGACCGTGGCAACGCAGGAGCAAACCGGTGACGAACGATTTCAGGGCCGTGACGCTCGGCAGCAGGCAGCAGCTTTTCCGGGTCTCTCAATCGCCCAACAACCGTTTTCTTCCTCGATCAGTGATGAAGAGATGGCTGTGTCCGCAGCCAGCAATATTTTAAATGTCCTCATCTGA
- a CDS encoding MotE family protein, which translates to MKRYCLICCLLLGIVAAQVWAEERSSAAPGPKDRQQQYESVEERRIMGNIRDSVSFTSQEKENVEDRKKELKRMEVEVDKKIDQLTRLRDQIAKLLEQKSEEENKRVTELARVYEKMTAEKAAAVMGSIDQELAIAILAKMKTKSAAKILGSMEREKAARLTTGFSTLDAP; encoded by the coding sequence ATGAAACGATACTGTCTTATCTGCTGTCTCCTTTTGGGAATTGTTGCCGCCCAGGTATGGGCAGAGGAACGCTCATCCGCTGCACCGGGCCCGAAAGACCGACAGCAGCAGTACGAATCGGTGGAAGAGCGGCGGATCATGGGAAATATCCGTGATTCCGTATCTTTCACCTCCCAGGAAAAGGAAAATGTAGAGGACAGGAAAAAGGAATTAAAGAGAATGGAGGTTGAGGTCGATAAGAAGATCGACCAGCTCACCCGGCTTCGCGACCAGATCGCCAAACTTCTGGAGCAGAAAAGCGAAGAGGAGAACAAGAGGGTGACCGAGCTGGCCAGGGTTTACGAAAAAATGACGGCGGAGAAAGCCGCCGCAGTCATGGGATCAATCGATCAGGAGCTGGCAATCGCCATTTTAGCAAAAATGAAAACCAAGTCAGCAGCAAAGATTCTCGGCAGTATGGAACGTGAAAAAGCCGCCAGGCTGACCACCGGCTTCAGTACTCTGGATGCACCGTAA
- the fliJ gene encoding flagellar export protein FliJ, with protein sequence MKPFRLHAVLNYRRQVEDAARQDFHQACVLEKKLHQSIMQVEEDLQHLFLEIQRDKETGTSVDRLLRFEYQIDLLKEKLATLHDELRQQQAQVTVKQQQLIRAGQDRKIMEKLQEQQNAAYAGFLEKKELAMLDEIAVLSHERRKR encoded by the coding sequence ATGAAACCCTTTCGTCTCCATGCGGTCCTCAACTACCGCCGACAGGTGGAAGATGCTGCCCGTCAGGATTTTCACCAGGCCTGTGTGCTTGAAAAAAAACTGCACCAGTCGATCATGCAGGTCGAAGAAGATCTCCAGCATCTTTTTCTGGAAATACAACGTGACAAAGAGACCGGCACTTCTGTTGATCGTCTGCTGCGGTTCGAATATCAGATCGATCTGCTCAAGGAGAAGCTGGCAACACTCCACGATGAGCTCAGACAGCAACAGGCCCAGGTGACCGTTAAACAGCAACAGCTCATCAGGGCCGGTCAGGACCGGAAGATCATGGAAAAACTCCAGGAACAGCAGAATGCCGCCTATGCCGGATTTTTAGAAAAAAAGGAGTTGGCCATGCTTGATGAGATCGCCGTACTCTCCCATGAACGCAGAAAGCGCTGA
- a CDS encoding FliI/YscN family ATPase produces MPIDTSPLHSFSPIRVYGKVHRIVGLVVEGSCPRSSIGSLCEITPLQGGEAVPAEIVGYSDNRALLMPLGEVRGLGPGSLIRIKKEQASIRVGDGLLGRVLDGMGESLDQGPPLYLPHEKALYSLPPGPMQRDAITQPLDLGIRAINGLLTCGIGQRMGIMAGSGVGKSVLLGMMAKYAKADVNVIALIGERGREVREFIERDLGPEGLAHSVIIAVTSDQSPLLRMRGAFVATAIAEYFCRQGKNVLLMMDSVTRFAMAMREIGLSIGEPPTTKGYTPSVFATLPKLLERAGNFQNQGSITGLYTVLVDGDDLTEPVADSVRSILDGHIVLSRGIAAKNHYPAIDVMMSTSRVMRDITTPRHRELAGKARSVLAVYRESEDLINIGAYAAGSNKKIDYAISRIDAINTFLTQGFDESSNLEETIAALGELVSDRQPGDRRRSGRSGYGRRKTDNVENTP; encoded by the coding sequence ATGCCCATTGACACCTCTCCTCTTCATTCTTTTTCACCGATTCGAGTGTACGGCAAGGTGCACCGGATTGTCGGTCTGGTTGTCGAGGGCTCCTGCCCGCGTTCATCGATCGGATCCCTCTGTGAAATCACGCCCCTGCAGGGAGGAGAAGCCGTGCCCGCAGAGATTGTCGGCTACAGTGACAATCGGGCACTGCTCATGCCCCTTGGAGAAGTACGCGGTCTGGGCCCGGGCAGCCTCATCCGGATAAAAAAAGAACAGGCCTCCATCCGGGTGGGCGACGGTCTGCTCGGTCGAGTTCTCGATGGCATGGGCGAATCACTGGACCAGGGACCGCCACTGTATCTTCCCCATGAAAAGGCGCTGTACTCACTGCCGCCCGGCCCCATGCAGCGAGATGCCATCACCCAGCCGCTTGACCTCGGTATCCGGGCGATCAATGGGTTGCTCACCTGTGGCATCGGCCAACGTATGGGCATCATGGCCGGATCGGGCGTCGGTAAAAGTGTGTTGCTCGGCATGATGGCCAAGTATGCCAAGGCCGATGTCAACGTCATCGCTCTGATCGGCGAACGCGGCCGCGAGGTCCGGGAATTTATCGAACGGGATCTGGGGCCGGAAGGGTTGGCTCACTCGGTCATCATTGCCGTTACCTCGGATCAGTCCCCCCTGCTTCGGATGCGCGGTGCCTTTGTTGCCACAGCCATTGCCGAATACTTCTGCCGCCAGGGTAAAAACGTGCTGCTCATGATGGATTCGGTCACCCGTTTTGCCATGGCCATGCGTGAGATCGGGCTCTCCATCGGTGAACCGCCCACCACCAAAGGATATACACCCAGTGTGTTCGCAACCCTGCCCAAGCTGCTGGAACGTGCCGGCAACTTCCAGAACCAGGGGTCGATCACCGGCCTGTATACAGTTCTTGTGGATGGCGACGATCTGACCGAACCGGTGGCAGACTCGGTGCGCTCCATCCTGGATGGTCATATTGTGCTGTCACGCGGTATTGCCGCCAAAAACCATTATCCGGCCATTGATGTGATGATGTCGACCAGCAGGGTCATGCGTGATATCACCACGCCCCGGCACCGTGAACTTGCAGGCAAAGCCCGCAGTGTTCTGGCTGTCTACCGTGAGTCGGAAGACCTGATCAACATCGGCGCCTATGCCGCGGGCAGCAACAAGAAGATCGATTATGCAATTTCCCGGATCGATGCCATCAATACGTTCCTTACCCAGGGGTTTGATGAATCTTCCAACCTTGAAGAGACCATTGCCGCTCTGGGCGAACTGGTCAGCGACCGTCAACCGGGCGATCGCAGGAGAAGCGGCCGATCAGGCTATGGCCGCAGAAAGACCGATAATGTTGAGAACACACCATGA
- a CDS encoding FliH/SctL family protein, with amino-acid sequence MSLSKVFKEDQLFTRTTLIRRSMATVPDEPAAVVDEQLAPVQTDAEEAVPLQTQREEPPQPQAEVSAEDKPLKSEVPDPPPAPAVDVEAVRRQAYEQGMADLAAQYQEEMRQAVAAFTDGCHQLSRQRTVLLQQHQTQYINLIMLLCEKIVRQELQTPRNTIAAALQSALEEAIACEEYHVTLHPADLAIAEQKAPEMVAAVRGIERVVFKTDETITRGGCLLESQVCTVDATVETQLAGLKEFVVEQALVPPLEPDQETPTRSSQPDQVENSSPSAN; translated from the coding sequence ATGAGTTTGTCTAAGGTCTTTAAAGAAGATCAGCTCTTTACCCGGACCACACTCATCCGCCGGAGCATGGCAACAGTTCCGGACGAGCCTGCAGCTGTTGTCGATGAGCAGCTCGCCCCCGTGCAGACAGATGCGGAGGAAGCGGTGCCGTTGCAGACACAGAGGGAAGAACCGCCGCAGCCGCAGGCCGAGGTGAGCGCTGAAGACAAGCCGCTGAAATCAGAGGTGCCGGACCCTCCCCCTGCTCCTGCTGTTGATGTGGAAGCCGTCCGCCGGCAGGCCTATGAACAGGGAATGGCTGACCTTGCCGCCCAATACCAGGAAGAGATGCGACAGGCCGTCGCTGCATTCACTGACGGTTGTCACCAGTTAAGCCGGCAACGCACCGTGCTTCTGCAACAGCACCAGACACAGTACATCAACCTGATCATGCTGCTCTGCGAAAAGATTGTGCGCCAGGAGCTGCAGACCCCGCGCAATACCATCGCGGCTGCTCTGCAGTCCGCCCTGGAGGAGGCCATTGCCTGTGAAGAGTATCATGTGACCCTGCATCCGGCAGACCTTGCGATTGCCGAACAGAAGGCACCGGAAATGGTGGCGGCTGTTCGCGGTATTGAACGCGTTGTCTTTAAAACAGACGAGACGATAACCCGTGGCGGCTGTCTGCTGGAATCGCAGGTCTGCACAGTGGATGCAACGGTGGAAACACAGCTGGCCGGCCTGAAGGAGTTTGTGGTGGAACAGGCCCTGGTCCCGCCCCTGGAGCCTGATCAGGAAACTCCAACGCGCAGCTCACAGCCGGACCAGGTTGAAAACTCCTCACCGTCTGCCAATTAG
- the fliG gene encoding flagellar motor switch protein FliG, whose amino-acid sequence MAALEKLTGLKKAAILLICLGEEAATKLLRELTDEEIFKVTRCMADIEHIPEDIKTQVLADFEMAAEGQVGLVVKGQEFAKKLIAGAGSKSRENSLMRQFVAGTESRPLETIAKMQPSMVASLLEREHPQTLALVLSTQATEHAGAIIAKLPEEIRADVIHRIATLDTVSPAVIDRIEEALSKEIGIVVSSHEQRQVGGLKKVVEILDAMTDNLDAEILENLEEVDPEMVEDIRKLMFTFEDLCALDDRSIQMILREINNDALAMALKTASDEIKHKIFSNMSSRAAEMIKDDLEAMGPVRLSEVEVMQQTIVKVAMKLEEEGKLTLGKDGGDEFV is encoded by the coding sequence ATGGCTGCATTGGAAAAATTAACCGGATTAAAAAAGGCTGCCATTCTTCTCATCTGCCTGGGGGAAGAGGCGGCCACCAAACTGTTGCGGGAGCTCACCGATGAAGAGATCTTCAAGGTGACCAGATGTATGGCCGATATCGAACATATACCTGAAGATATAAAGACCCAGGTGCTGGCGGATTTCGAGATGGCGGCAGAAGGACAGGTGGGACTCGTGGTCAAAGGTCAGGAGTTTGCCAAAAAACTCATTGCCGGTGCCGGCAGCAAGAGCAGAGAGAACAGTCTGATGCGCCAGTTTGTGGCCGGTACCGAGTCCCGGCCCCTGGAGACCATTGCCAAGATGCAACCTTCCATGGTTGCAAGTCTTCTGGAACGTGAACATCCGCAGACACTGGCACTCGTTTTATCAACCCAGGCCACAGAACACGCCGGCGCTATTATCGCCAAACTTCCGGAAGAGATACGAGCTGATGTCATCCATCGAATAGCCACCCTGGATACGGTCTCTCCGGCAGTCATCGATCGCATAGAAGAGGCCCTGAGCAAGGAGATCGGTATTGTTGTCAGCAGTCATGAACAACGCCAGGTCGGCGGCCTGAAGAAGGTGGTGGAGATCCTCGACGCAATGACCGACAACCTTGACGCTGAAATTCTGGAAAACCTGGAAGAGGTTGATCCGGAGATGGTTGAAGATATCCGCAAACTGATGTTCACCTTTGAGGATCTGTGCGCGCTTGACGACCGCTCCATCCAGATGATTCTTCGTGAGATCAACAACGATGCACTGGCCATGGCCCTGAAGACCGCTTCCGATGAGATCAAGCACAAGATCTTCAGCAACATGTCGTCCCGTGCCGCTGAAATGATCAAAGATGACCTGGAGGCCATGGGTCCGGTACGGCTTTCCGAGGTTGAAGTCATGCAACAGACCATTGTCAAGGTTGCGATGAAACTTGAAGAGGAAGGCAAGCTGACGCTCGGCAAGGATGGTGGTGATGAGTTTGTCTAA